In one Cervus canadensis isolate Bull #8, Minnesota chromosome 22, ASM1932006v1, whole genome shotgun sequence genomic region, the following are encoded:
- the FBXL2 gene encoding F-box/LRR-repeat protein 2 isoform X2 encodes MGAQKSLTVRLSSFSTCYSLSRFCSKLKHLDLTSCVSITNSSLKGISEGCQHLEYLNLSWCDQITKDGVEALVRGCRGLRALLLRGCTQLEDEALKHIQNYCHELVSLNLQSCSRVSDDGVVQLCRGCPRLQALCLSGCGSLTDASLTALALNCPRLQILEAARCSHLTDAGFTLLARNCHDLEKMDLEECILITDRTLTQLSIHCPKLQALNLLLRWDLSTPCPRDGLVPRCEEAGPCVAVDSLFAGREPVPLRAHHGRRHPAPEQQPLWPRAAAGAGAGQLPAHHRRGPGAPGALPRPGAPGALRLPAGHAGRHQAHAGAAPSRQSARLLRPRHPAAGRGGRRAAALPVLCRPLTPPAGGLRAVLRRHPALILQ; translated from the exons ATGGGTGCACAAAAATCACTGACAG TGCGCCTGTCCTCTTTCAGCACGTGTTACAGCCTTAGCCGATTCTGTTCCAAGCTGAAGCATCTGGATCTGACCTCCTGCGTGTCCATTACAAACAGCTCCTTAAAGGGGATCAG TGAGGGCTGCCAGCACCTGGAGTACCTCAACCTGTCGTGGTGCGACCAGATCACCAAGGACGGCGTGGAGGCGTTGGTGCGCGGCTGCCGCGGCCTGAGGGCCCTGCTGCTGAGGGGCTGCACGCAG CTGGAAGACGAAGCTCTGAAGCACATTCAGAATTACTGCCATGAGCTCGTGAGCCTCAACCTGCAGTCCTGCTCC CGCGTCTCGGACGACGGCGTGGTGCAGCTGTGCCGGGGCTGCCCGCGGCTGCAGGCGCTCTGCCTGTCCGGCTGCGGCAGCCTCACCGACGCCTCCCTGACGGCCCTGGCCTTGAACTGCCCCAGACTCCA GATCTTGGAGGCCGCCCGATGTTCCCACCTGACTGATGCAGGCTTTACGCTTCTAGCTCGG AATTGCCACGACCTGGAGAAAATGGATCTTGAAGAATGCATCCTG ATAACGGACCGCACGCTCACCCAGCTCTCCATTCACTGTCCCAAGCTGCAAGCCctg AATCTGCTCCTCAGATGGGATTTGTCCACCCCTTGTCCCCGAGACGGCCTTGTCCCGAGGTGTGAGGAAG CTGGTCCCTGTGTAGCTGTAGACTCGCTGTTTGCGGGAAGAG AGCCTGTCCCACTGCGAGCTCATCACGGACGACGGCATCCTGCACCTGAGCAACAGCCCCTGTGGCCACGAGCGGCTGCGGGTGCTGGAGCTGGACAACTGCCTGCTCATCACCGACGTGGCCCTGGAGCACCTGGAGCACTGCCGCGGCCTGGAGCGCCTGGAGCTCTACGACTGCCAGCAGGTCACGCGGGCCGGCATCAAGCGCATGCGG GCGCAGCTCCCTCACGTCAGAGTGCACGCCTACTTCGCCCCCGTCACCCCGCCGCCGGCCGCGGGGGGCGGCGGGCAGCGGCTCTGCCGGTGCTGTGTCGTCCTCTGACGCCGCCCGCCGGAGGCCTGCGTGCCGTTCTCCGCCGTCACCCGGCTCTGATTCTCCAGTGA
- the FBXL2 gene encoding F-box/LRR-repeat protein 2 isoform X3 — translation MGAQKSLTVRLSSFSTCYSLSRFCSKLKHLDLTSCVSITNSSLKGISEGCQHLEYLNLSWCDQITKDGVEALVRGCRGLRALLLRGCTQLEDEALKHIQNYCHELVSLNLQSCSRVSDDGVVQLCRGCPRLQALCLSGCGSLTDASLTALALNCPRLQILEAARCSHLTDAGFTLLARNCHDLEKMDLEECILITDRTLTQLSIHCPKLQALSLSHCELITDDGILHLSNSPCGHERLRVLELDNCLLITDVALEHLEHCRGLERLELYDCQQVTRAGIKRMRAQLPHVRVHAYFAPVTPPPAAGGGGQRLCRCCVVL, via the exons ATGGGTGCACAAAAATCACTGACAG TGCGCCTGTCCTCTTTCAGCACGTGTTACAGCCTTAGCCGATTCTGTTCCAAGCTGAAGCATCTGGATCTGACCTCCTGCGTGTCCATTACAAACAGCTCCTTAAAGGGGATCAG TGAGGGCTGCCAGCACCTGGAGTACCTCAACCTGTCGTGGTGCGACCAGATCACCAAGGACGGCGTGGAGGCGTTGGTGCGCGGCTGCCGCGGCCTGAGGGCCCTGCTGCTGAGGGGCTGCACGCAG CTGGAAGACGAAGCTCTGAAGCACATTCAGAATTACTGCCATGAGCTCGTGAGCCTCAACCTGCAGTCCTGCTCC CGCGTCTCGGACGACGGCGTGGTGCAGCTGTGCCGGGGCTGCCCGCGGCTGCAGGCGCTCTGCCTGTCCGGCTGCGGCAGCCTCACCGACGCCTCCCTGACGGCCCTGGCCTTGAACTGCCCCAGACTCCA GATCTTGGAGGCCGCCCGATGTTCCCACCTGACTGATGCAGGCTTTACGCTTCTAGCTCGG AATTGCCACGACCTGGAGAAAATGGATCTTGAAGAATGCATCCTG ATAACGGACCGCACGCTCACCCAGCTCTCCATTCACTGTCCCAAGCTGCAAGCCctg AGCCTGTCCCACTGCGAGCTCATCACGGACGACGGCATCCTGCACCTGAGCAACAGCCCCTGTGGCCACGAGCGGCTGCGGGTGCTGGAGCTGGACAACTGCCTGCTCATCACCGACGTGGCCCTGGAGCACCTGGAGCACTGCCGCGGCCTGGAGCGCCTGGAGCTCTACGACTGCCAGCAGGTCACGCGGGCCGGCATCAAGCGCATGCGG GCGCAGCTCCCTCACGTCAGAGTGCACGCCTACTTCGCCCCCGTCACCCCGCCGCCGGCCGCGGGGGGCGGCGGGCAGCGGCTCTGCCGGTGCTGTGTCGTCCTCTGA